A genomic region of Dactylococcopsis salina PCC 8305 contains the following coding sequences:
- a CDS encoding pentapeptide repeat-containing protein codes for MTETVSQTHPLVTLSLITTPLSEQEINLALGIQFSSADFSLAQGNVKFGLTGSTLQLQLQEARFTEFSEQINHQLPIEKSPTVDAPSWKIALPAGIDILKTNALENIELGKIATSSENWSIEATLTVEKSDLQITEIEGLWRHDIHPNQQAILHRKIALFLRETQLSSPLISLKVNSPSTSENTPQPSEKQISSLLKTIEQIKTFNNDHFLELCEIAALNPKLDFAGANLRGTTLRGLDLNGVNWSRVNLRGADLTDIDLSEANLQGAKLSGADLSGAYLSNANFKNTDFHRSSLALANLSGANLQGANLQEANLSQTNLNHCQLEGAKFD; via the coding sequence ATGACAGAAACCGTAAGCCAAACTCACCCTCTCGTTACTCTTAGCCTAATTACAACTCCCCTCTCCGAGCAAGAAATTAACCTCGCCCTCGGAATCCAATTTTCCTCAGCAGACTTTTCTCTGGCTCAAGGAAACGTTAAATTTGGTTTAACGGGAAGTACCCTCCAACTTCAACTTCAAGAAGCACGTTTTACCGAATTTTCAGAACAAATTAACCATCAGTTACCGATCGAAAAATCTCCCACCGTTGACGCTCCCAGTTGGAAAATTGCCTTACCTGCAGGGATTGATATCCTAAAAACAAACGCTTTAGAAAACATTGAATTGGGAAAAATCGCCACAAGCTCAGAAAATTGGTCGATCGAAGCGACTTTAACGGTAGAAAAATCTGATCTCCAAATTACAGAAATCGAGGGGCTATGGCGACATGATATTCATCCCAATCAACAAGCGATTCTTCATCGTAAAATTGCTCTCTTTTTACGGGAAACCCAGCTTTCCTCTCCCCTCATTTCTCTCAAGGTAAATTCCCCCTCAACTTCAGAAAATACACCTCAACCCTCAGAGAAACAAATATCTTCCTTACTGAAAACGATCGAACAGATCAAAACCTTCAACAATGATCACTTTCTCGAACTTTGCGAAATCGCCGCTCTCAATCCGAAACTAGATTTCGCAGGTGCAAACTTACGAGGAACAACCCTGCGAGGATTAGACTTAAATGGGGTAAACTGGTCACGAGTAAACTTACGCGGTGCGGATTTAACTGATATTGACCTCTCAGAGGCTAATTTACAAGGGGCAAAATTGAGCGGTGCGGATTTATCTGGCGCTTATTTGAGTAATGCTAATTTTAAAAATACTGACTTCCATCGATCGAGTCTCGCTTTAGCCAATCTCAGTGGCGCTAACTTACAAGGAGCAAACTTACAGGAAGCAAACTTAAGCCAAACCAATCTCAACCATTGCCAACTCGAAGGCGCGAAATTTGATTAA
- the fabG gene encoding 3-oxoacyl-[acyl-carrier-protein] reductase — translation MSAEPLLDQVAIVTGASRGIGRSIALSLAEAGAKVVINYARSEQAAQTVVKEITDQKGEAIAIQADVSKSEEVQNLIQETRKQWGSIDILVNNAGITRDTLLLRMKPEDWQAVIDLNLTGVFLCTQAVSKIMLKQRKGRIINIASVAGQMGNPGQANYSAAKAGVIGFTKTMAKELASRNVTVNAVAPGFIATEMTEGLDTEGILKYIPLGRYGQPEEVAGMVRFLASDPAAAYITGQVFNVDGGMVMTG, via the coding sequence ATGTCAGCAGAGCCTTTATTAGATCAGGTGGCGATCGTGACGGGAGCATCGAGAGGAATTGGTCGCTCGATCGCCCTTTCTTTAGCCGAAGCCGGTGCAAAAGTTGTCATTAATTATGCTCGATCGGAGCAAGCCGCGCAAACAGTAGTTAAAGAAATCACTGATCAAAAGGGTGAAGCCATCGCCATACAAGCCGATGTCAGCAAAAGCGAAGAAGTACAAAACTTAATCCAAGAAACCCGCAAGCAATGGGGAAGCATTGATATTCTGGTCAATAACGCTGGCATCACCCGCGATACCCTACTGTTACGCATGAAACCAGAAGATTGGCAAGCAGTCATCGATCTCAACCTAACTGGTGTTTTTCTTTGCACCCAAGCCGTGAGTAAAATCATGCTCAAACAACGGAAAGGAAGAATCATCAACATTGCATCCGTCGCGGGACAAATGGGAAACCCAGGACAAGCCAACTATAGCGCCGCCAAAGCTGGGGTGATTGGCTTTACCAAAACCATGGCGAAAGAATTGGCCTCCCGTAACGTCACCGTTAACGCAGTCGCCCCAGGTTTCATTGCTACAGAAATGACAGAAGGTTTAGACACCGAAGGAATCCTCAAATATATTCCTCTCGGACGTTATGGTCAACCCGAAGAAGTCGCTGGCATGGTGCGATTTCTTGCCAGTGATCCCGCCGCCGCCTATATCACTGGACAAGTTTTTAACGTCGATGGTGGAATGGTAATGACAGGTTAA
- the murA gene encoding UDP-N-acetylglucosamine 1-carboxyvinyltransferase, with the protein MNLPTDTPTPSVLKVWGETKLEGQARISGAKNSALAIMAGTILCADECRLRNIPSLVDINHMGDVLASVGLKLHREGDVLEINAQEITTSKPPYELVSRLRASFFVIGPLLARLGMARVPLPGGCAIGARPVDLHVRGLVAMGAKVRIEHGIVHADVPGVNNRLQGAEIYLDYPSVGATETILMAATLAEGETRIENAAREPEVVDLANFCVAMGAKIQGAGTNTITISGVPSLHSVDYPIIPDRIEAGTFLVAGAITNSEISISPVIPEHLIPVLAKLRSMGLKIVTEAPNCLRVIPSSLQGTDIETLPYPGFPTDMQAQLMALLSLSAGDSVITETVFENRLRHVAELKRMGADMRLKGQQAIIRGVHQLTGAPVMATDLRASAALVVAGLAAKGITTVQGLHHLDRGYDNLEGKLRQLGAKLQRVPAEETDLLVEQPIKV; encoded by the coding sequence ATTAATTTACCAACCGATACCCCAACCCCTTCTGTCCTAAAAGTTTGGGGAGAAACGAAGCTAGAAGGACAGGCTCGCATTAGTGGTGCGAAAAATTCTGCTTTGGCAATTATGGCAGGAACAATCCTTTGTGCCGATGAATGCCGTTTACGCAATATTCCCTCTTTAGTTGATATTAACCACATGGGCGATGTTTTAGCCAGTGTGGGGCTAAAATTACATCGTGAGGGAGATGTTTTAGAGATTAACGCCCAAGAGATTACTACGTCTAAACCTCCCTATGAGTTGGTGTCTCGTCTGCGGGCAAGTTTTTTTGTCATTGGCCCGTTGTTGGCTCGTTTGGGGATGGCGCGAGTGCCATTACCAGGCGGTTGCGCGATCGGTGCGCGTCCTGTTGACCTTCATGTGCGCGGTTTAGTTGCTATGGGGGCAAAGGTTCGCATTGAACACGGAATTGTTCATGCTGATGTGCCTGGTGTCAACAATCGCTTACAAGGGGCGGAGATTTATCTGGATTATCCCAGTGTTGGCGCAACGGAAACGATTTTAATGGCGGCTACTTTAGCCGAAGGAGAAACTCGCATCGAAAATGCGGCTCGCGAACCAGAAGTGGTGGATCTAGCGAATTTCTGTGTTGCCATGGGCGCGAAAATTCAGGGGGCGGGAACAAATACAATCACGATTTCTGGTGTTCCCAGTTTGCACAGTGTTGATTATCCGATCATTCCCGATCGCATTGAAGCGGGAACGTTTTTAGTTGCTGGTGCCATTACAAATTCTGAGATTTCGATCTCTCCTGTGATTCCAGAGCATTTAATTCCAGTGCTGGCAAAATTGCGAAGTATGGGCTTAAAAATTGTGACGGAAGCACCGAATTGTTTGCGTGTGATTCCGAGTTCTCTTCAGGGGACTGATATCGAAACTTTACCTTATCCTGGGTTTCCGACGGATATGCAGGCGCAATTAATGGCCTTATTGTCGCTGAGTGCGGGAGATAGTGTGATTACGGAAACGGTGTTTGAGAATCGCCTACGCCATGTGGCAGAGTTGAAACGGATGGGCGCTGATATGCGTTTGAAGGGTCAACAGGCGATTATTCGCGGTGTTCATCAGTTGACAGGTGCGCCCGTAATGGCGACCGATTTACGTGCCTCTGCTGCACTCGTGGTGGCGGGTTTGGCAGCAAAAGGCATCACGACTGTTCAAGGGTTACATCACCTCGATCGAGGCTATGATAATCTCGAAGGAAAGTTACGGCAACTGGGAGCAAAATTACAACGAGTACCAGCAGAAGAAACTGATCTTCTAGTTGAGCAACCGATCAAAGTTTAA
- a CDS encoding GNAT family N-acetyltransferase — MVLDSVNSPTTTLVNVYTSSLSNPYPHPQVESFTVRHARTQDLGAVSEVLTHSFHSCQGWGILMYPFLKLGIYEDIRSRLCGDRAHYGCLVATTTSDKIVGVVELGLSCPEGWIPKQYESTYISNLAVSPNYRRQGIARHLLRSCEKLTSEWGFRSVYLHVLDNNQQAQQLYDQCGYQLKRVELSLTAWLLQQPRRLLLGKSLSPKIGG; from the coding sequence ATGGTATTAGATTCTGTTAACTCACCGACTACAACGCTTGTGAACGTTTACACCTCTTCCCTTTCCAACCCCTATCCCCATCCGCAAGTGGAGAGCTTTACAGTTCGCCACGCTCGAACTCAGGATTTAGGAGCAGTTTCTGAAGTGCTGACTCATAGTTTCCATTCCTGTCAAGGCTGGGGTATCCTCATGTATCCCTTTCTGAAATTGGGGATTTATGAGGACATTCGTAGTCGTTTATGTGGCGATCGCGCTCATTATGGCTGTCTAGTCGCCACCACCACCTCGGATAAAATTGTCGGCGTGGTCGAACTCGGTTTAAGTTGTCCCGAAGGTTGGATTCCCAAACAATACGAATCGACTTATATTTCTAACTTAGCCGTGAGTCCCAACTACCGCCGACAAGGCATTGCACGGCATTTGTTACGCAGTTGTGAAAAACTAACCTCTGAATGGGGGTTTCGATCGGTTTATCTTCATGTTTTAGACAATAACCAACAAGCGCAACAGCTATATGATCAATGCGGTTATCAGTTAAAGAGGGTTGAACTCAGTTTAACCGCCTGGTTATTGCAGCAACCCCGACGGCTGCTTTTAGGAAAATCTTTGTCCCCCAAGATTGGGGGGTAG